The following proteins are encoded in a genomic region of Candidatus Paracaedibacteraceae bacterium:
- a CDS encoding disulfide bond formation protein B, with protein MRLLDYLTRRNFLILSAMVSLSSLAFAYYAQYFFDIDPCILCLYERYFYWGIALIGFVGFMWDHPLFFNLSGLILLGGGALGLYHLGVELHWWQGTAACHGIASGKARSIEELRAMLKSKPMARCDQANWHILGISATYLNLAWFLGFLGLWGGITLKSKSNLKKEKN; from the coding sequence ATGAGACTTTTGGATTATTTGACACGGCGCAATTTCTTGATCTTATCCGCGATGGTGTCATTATCCTCCCTTGCCTTTGCCTATTATGCTCAATATTTTTTCGACATTGATCCATGTATTTTATGTCTATATGAACGTTATTTTTATTGGGGAATTGCCCTGATAGGATTTGTCGGTTTTATGTGGGATCACCCTCTGTTTTTTAATCTTAGCGGACTTATCTTACTGGGAGGTGGTGCCCTGGGATTATATCATCTCGGTGTTGAACTGCATTGGTGGCAAGGAACCGCTGCCTGTCATGGCATAGCCTCTGGTAAAGCTAGATCCATTGAAGAGCTTCGCGCTATGCTTAAATCAAAACCTATGGCTCGGTGCGATCAAGCAAACTGGCATATTCTGGGAATATCTGCAACTTACCTTAATCTTGCATGGTTTTTGGGTTTCCTAGGATTATGGGGAGGGATTACCCTAAAAAGTAAATCTAATTTGAAAAAAGAGAAAAACTAG